A region of Argentina anserina chromosome 5, drPotAnse1.1, whole genome shotgun sequence DNA encodes the following proteins:
- the LOC126795320 gene encoding MLO protein homolog 1-like isoform X1, producing MAPPAGPGERTLKETPTWTVAAVCAVFILMSLIMEHGIHALEKWFKKRHKKAMIEALEKIKAELMLLGFISLLLTVGTRYLPKICVPASIADTMLPCNSKGHNYYDDGEKSGDDEDKGGGEKDGDRRKLLSYAENMIWRRVLAPSGDSGSCSYGKVPLISISGMHQLHIFIFVLAVFHVLYSVLTMALAKAKMKKWKAWESETTSLEYQFTNDPARFRFTRQTSFVRRHSGFSTTPGIRWIVAFFRQFFGSVTKVDYLTMRHGFINAHLAPNSKFDFHKYIKRSMEDDFKVVVGISVPLWIFAVVFLLLNVYNWYTLTWLSLAPLIILLMVGTKFELIIMELAQEMHDRNTVVKGAPVVEPNNKYFWFNRPEWILYLIHFTLFQNAFQMAYFLWTSSEFGFSSCFHENLPLLITRVCLGVALQFLCSYITFPLYALITQMGSHMKTAIFEEQTAKALKNWQKAAKNRKKLRNKGGDTSVNSFMSPENTPSRGSSPMHLLHNQKHRSNQSDLESVLNSPTSAVSYQSDTDLSEMEGGSSHGRSSINVLRREDHHRSEGEEGIHNMDFSFVQP from the exons ATGGCTCCTCCTGCTGGTCCGGGAGAGAGGACTCTAAAAGAGACGCCGACATGGACTGTGGCGGCCGTCTGTGCAGTTTTCATACTCATGTCTCTAATCATGGAACATGGAATTCATGCTCTGGAAAAG TGGTTCAAGAAACGCCATAAAAAAGCCATGATTGAAGCTTTGGAGAAAATCAAAGCAG AGCTAATGCTGTTGGGGTtcatatctttactactcaCTGTGGGAACTCGATATCTTCCAAAGATATGCGTCCCTGCAAGTATTGCAGACACGATGCTTCCATGCAACTCAAAGGGCCATAACTATTATGATGACGGGGAGAAGAGCGGCGATGATGAAGATAAAGGAGGAGGCGAGAAAGACGGTGACCGACGGAAGTTACTTTCGTATGCCGAAAACATGATATGGCGTCGAGTCTTAGCTCCCAGTGGAGATTCCGGTTCTTGTTCATAC GGTAAAGTGCCGTTGATATCAATATCTGGAATGCACCAGTTACATATATTCATCTTCGTGCTTGCTGTTTTTCATGTTCTCTACAGTGTCCTCACTATGGCACTTGCCAAGGCTAAA ATGAAGAAATGGAAGGCCTGGGAATCTGAGACAACGTCCTTAGAATACCAATTTACAAATG ATCCTGCAAGGTTTAGATTTACTCGTCAAACATCGTTTGTGAGGCGACACTCGGGCTTTTCTACAACACCTGGAATTAGATGGATC GTGGCATTCTTCAGGCAATTTTTCGGTTCGGTGACAAAGGTGGACTATCTGACCATGCGCCATGGATTTATAAAT GCACATCTTGCTCCAAATAGCAAATTTGACTTCCATAAGTACATCAAGAGATCTATGGAAGATGACTTTAAGGTGGTCGTGGGTATAAG TGTACCACTATGGATTTTCGCGGTCGTCTTTTTGCTTCTAAACGTCTACA ATTGGTACACGCTCACTTGGCTATCATTGGCGCCGCTCATT ATTCTTTTGATGGTGGGTACAAAGTTCGAACTTATCATAATGGAGTTGGCTCAAGAAATGCACGATCGAAATACAGTTGTTAAAGGGGCTCCAGTAGTAGAGCCAAACAATAAGTACTTTTGGTTTAATCGACCCGAGTGGATTCTCTACTTGATACATTTCACACTATTTCag AACGCATTCCAAATGGCGTACTTCTTGTGGACATCT TCTGAATTTGGCTTCAGTTCATGCTTCCACGAAAACTTGCCTCTTCTAATCACCAGGGTGTGCCTTGGAGTTGCCCTACAATTCCTATGCAGTTACATTACCTTCCCTCTTTATGCTTTGATCACACAA ATGGGATCTCACATGAAGACAGCAATTTTCGAGGAGCAAACAGCAAAAGCTCTCAAGAATTGGCAGAAAGCCGCAAAAAATCGTAAGAAGTTACGGAACAAAGGAGGCGATACTTCTGTTAATTCATTTATGAGCCCGGAAAATACACCAAGCCGGGGTTCGTCACCAATGCACCTCCTCCACAATCAGAAGCACAGGTCTAATCAATCGGATCTTGAAAGTGTCCTTAACTCCCCGACATCGGCTGTTTCTTACCAATCTGATACCGATTTATCTGAGATGGAGGGAGGCTCTTCACATGGTCGGAGCAGTATTAATGTTTTACGAAGAGAAGATCATCATCGATCTGAAGGGGAAGAAGGAATACATAACATGGATTTTTCCTTTGTCCAGCCttga
- the LOC126795320 gene encoding MLO protein homolog 1-like isoform X2 has product MAPPAGPGERTLKETPTWTVAAVCAVFILMSLIMEHGIHALEKWFKKRHKKAMIEALEKIKAELMLLGFISLLLTVGTRYLPKICVPASIADTMLPCNSKGHNYYDDGEKSGDDEDKGGGEKDGDRRKLLSYAENMIWRRVLAPSGDSGSCSYMKKWKAWESETTSLEYQFTNDPARFRFTRQTSFVRRHSGFSTTPGIRWIVAFFRQFFGSVTKVDYLTMRHGFINAHLAPNSKFDFHKYIKRSMEDDFKVVVGISVPLWIFAVVFLLLNVYNWYTLTWLSLAPLIILLMVGTKFELIIMELAQEMHDRNTVVKGAPVVEPNNKYFWFNRPEWILYLIHFTLFQNAFQMAYFLWTSSEFGFSSCFHENLPLLITRVCLGVALQFLCSYITFPLYALITQMGSHMKTAIFEEQTAKALKNWQKAAKNRKKLRNKGGDTSVNSFMSPENTPSRGSSPMHLLHNQKHRSNQSDLESVLNSPTSAVSYQSDTDLSEMEGGSSHGRSSINVLRREDHHRSEGEEGIHNMDFSFVQP; this is encoded by the exons ATGGCTCCTCCTGCTGGTCCGGGAGAGAGGACTCTAAAAGAGACGCCGACATGGACTGTGGCGGCCGTCTGTGCAGTTTTCATACTCATGTCTCTAATCATGGAACATGGAATTCATGCTCTGGAAAAG TGGTTCAAGAAACGCCATAAAAAAGCCATGATTGAAGCTTTGGAGAAAATCAAAGCAG AGCTAATGCTGTTGGGGTtcatatctttactactcaCTGTGGGAACTCGATATCTTCCAAAGATATGCGTCCCTGCAAGTATTGCAGACACGATGCTTCCATGCAACTCAAAGGGCCATAACTATTATGATGACGGGGAGAAGAGCGGCGATGATGAAGATAAAGGAGGAGGCGAGAAAGACGGTGACCGACGGAAGTTACTTTCGTATGCCGAAAACATGATATGGCGTCGAGTCTTAGCTCCCAGTGGAGATTCCGGTTCTTGTTCATAC ATGAAGAAATGGAAGGCCTGGGAATCTGAGACAACGTCCTTAGAATACCAATTTACAAATG ATCCTGCAAGGTTTAGATTTACTCGTCAAACATCGTTTGTGAGGCGACACTCGGGCTTTTCTACAACACCTGGAATTAGATGGATC GTGGCATTCTTCAGGCAATTTTTCGGTTCGGTGACAAAGGTGGACTATCTGACCATGCGCCATGGATTTATAAAT GCACATCTTGCTCCAAATAGCAAATTTGACTTCCATAAGTACATCAAGAGATCTATGGAAGATGACTTTAAGGTGGTCGTGGGTATAAG TGTACCACTATGGATTTTCGCGGTCGTCTTTTTGCTTCTAAACGTCTACA ATTGGTACACGCTCACTTGGCTATCATTGGCGCCGCTCATT ATTCTTTTGATGGTGGGTACAAAGTTCGAACTTATCATAATGGAGTTGGCTCAAGAAATGCACGATCGAAATACAGTTGTTAAAGGGGCTCCAGTAGTAGAGCCAAACAATAAGTACTTTTGGTTTAATCGACCCGAGTGGATTCTCTACTTGATACATTTCACACTATTTCag AACGCATTCCAAATGGCGTACTTCTTGTGGACATCT TCTGAATTTGGCTTCAGTTCATGCTTCCACGAAAACTTGCCTCTTCTAATCACCAGGGTGTGCCTTGGAGTTGCCCTACAATTCCTATGCAGTTACATTACCTTCCCTCTTTATGCTTTGATCACACAA ATGGGATCTCACATGAAGACAGCAATTTTCGAGGAGCAAACAGCAAAAGCTCTCAAGAATTGGCAGAAAGCCGCAAAAAATCGTAAGAAGTTACGGAACAAAGGAGGCGATACTTCTGTTAATTCATTTATGAGCCCGGAAAATACACCAAGCCGGGGTTCGTCACCAATGCACCTCCTCCACAATCAGAAGCACAGGTCTAATCAATCGGATCTTGAAAGTGTCCTTAACTCCCCGACATCGGCTGTTTCTTACCAATCTGATACCGATTTATCTGAGATGGAGGGAGGCTCTTCACATGGTCGGAGCAGTATTAATGTTTTACGAAGAGAAGATCATCATCGATCTGAAGGGGAAGAAGGAATACATAACATGGATTTTTCCTTTGTCCAGCCttga